In Penaeus monodon isolate SGIC_2016 chromosome 7, NSTDA_Pmon_1, whole genome shotgun sequence, the genomic stretch tattgttgttattattattataatcatcatcatcttcatcgccatcatcattatcatcattaccattattattggtggcaatattatcattattattattatcattatcattattaatattactattttcgttTTGATTACAATCTTTatcttcctcattattatcaacctgattatcattatcattatcaatatctttaatatcattatcagttttatatttATCGTTACCACTATTACGATCAGCCTCATGCTCATTGTTACATTCAGTACAATCAAGACTATCATCGTTACAATCATTAGCATATTGTTCGTCGAGGCATTATCTCcaatttatcagttttattatcagtgttactaAGAGTGAGTGGGGGTGAAACTGTGATCTGAAATAAGGCGTAAGTGTACACTCACAtgcggtattattgttattatgataatgataatgatgatgatgatgatgatgatgatgatgatgatgatgatgatgatgatgatgattgttattattgttactgttattattattattattattattattattattattattattagtagtagtagtagtagtagtagaagtagtagcagtataatcattattattattattatcattatcgttattatcattattaccattactgttgttattattaccattatcattattattattattattattattattattattattattattattattattattattatcattgttattattattattattattattattattattattattattatcattattattattattattattattttttattattattgttattattattttcattattctataaGGAATCCACTGAAATCCGCTTTTATTTGGTcacgcgaaaaaaaaataattaaatagacaTGTTTTTGTGCATTGGTGTATTTACGTACTGGCTAACATCAGTAATCATTCAGTCGGCGATAACTCTTAATCATAACTGATTAGCAAGAAAATCGACTACGCCATCCACTGACAGGGAAAGACACGCAAAAACGGTTTATCATATCTGAACGGGTTTCGGTAGACCAATATCTGCCAAACATTTACTACAGCTCAACTCTATCTCATGTAAGGATATGATGGACGATATAGgtggtaataaaataaataaacaatgacaTCTTTCggcattatattatatgcatttcaaAATACGTCTGTCGTTCACATTCTATTTTCACTCAAATATACGGTGTAATATATCCCGTGCAATACGTTCCGTGCACCCAACAACGTAACACGGGCTGCATAAAACTGACGTTATCAGAGATTTCTATGTCAACAGTTGCGCTTATAATACTCTCACAGATTATACAATCAAACACATTTCGTCCTTCACGGGATATTAACAGACGCTGTTTTGACTGGCGCCCAACTTATCCTCGCAGAAAGCAGGTAAGTCGTTTCCTTGTTGATTTTCAATTGTACTATGTatgatggtgtgtttgtgtttgtgtatgggtatatatatatataatgaaaacaaataaaaagatggacATTTATATCAGTTACACTACTATACTGTGTCCCTTCTACAGTGTATTcgttttactatttactatttccATTACACATTGCACGGCTTCAGATTACAGGaagttaataaatgaataaataaaaggatagatTAATGGACAAATATTGCTAAAAAGACGATACTAATATGGTTATATTTGAAAAGCACCAAACTTCACGGTTCTAACGTAAGTGATATATGTGCACAACAGAAAAATTAACGTGAGGTTACTATTTGCCGTAGAATTCATCACTTCGAGTAGAGAAATGTCAGTTTAAATGACGCAGATTAAATCGGTTTACGGCGGTTTATCCTTAACTATACGGTGAAGCCTTAACCTGGCAATACTGCTGCCGCTGAGACGCAAACCGAACCTAAGGAAGCCTGCCTCCGACTTCCTCAAACACATATCATGCCTGAACATTGCGCTTAACTACGTAATCATTATCAGGAATCAATCAGAATGTTGTATAGGGGAAAATAAACATCGGAGTTACGTTTGGCAGCTTTAgtagatgaaatgaaaatgaacccTTGATATATACCCCTACAGAATGGAAATATAGTGGTTGACGTTATTTTAAACACTTGGCTGTGTTCTGGATTTCCCATTATATGTGGAAATACCAAACGAAAGTAGAAATATGCATGTAGTCTTTAATTTCTCagtgagcaatatatatatatatatatatatatatatatatatatatatatatatatatatatatatatatatatatatatatgtaaacatatatatatatatatatatatatgtatatatatatatatatatatatatatatatatatatatagatatatatatatatatatatatatatatatatatttatatatatatatatatatatatatatatatatatatatatgtatatatatatatatatatatatatatatatatatatatatattatatatatatatattatatataatatatatatatatatatatgtatgtatacacacacacacacacacacacacacacacacacacacacacacacacacacacacacacacacacacggtgtgcaaaaacaaataaataaatatatatatatatatatatatatatatatatatatatatatatatatatatatatatatatgtggtgtgtgtgtgtgtgtgtgtgtgtgtggtgtgtgtgtggtggtgtgttttgtgttgtgtgtgtgtgtgtgtgatgtatttgttattatattatatatatattatatatatatatatataaattatatatatatatttatttatttatactatatatatatatacattatgtatatatatatatatatatatattatattatatatatatatattatatatatatatatatatatgtatatatatacatatatacatatatatatatatatatatatatatatatatatatatatatatatatatatatatatatatatacttttttcaacagctatttattccactgcaggactctctcaattcactattgagaggcaATTTGGCAATATCATCCTtgtctgactggatgcccttcctaatcaaccgcggttcggcgcgctaacacttttgccacggcagtgactttcccctacgacacctgcgtttgatttctcgaggcgatatgtcgttttctcgccgtgagatcgggctcgagccagcagtcggagcacaggcatttttacgactgccgcggcgaaggACTTGAGCTCGGGATCATGAGGTTCGGAGTCCAGTgatctaaccactagaccatcgcgagagagagagatgattaaatatagatagatagatatagatatagttatagatatagatatagttatagatagatagatagatagatagatagatagatataaatatcaagatataaatataaatatatatatatatatatatatatatatatatatatatatatatatatatatatattgtgtgtgtgtgtgtgtgtgtgtgtgtgtgtgtgtgtgtgtgtgtgtgtgcgcgtgtacacacacacacacacacacacacacacacacacacacacacacacacacacacacacacacacacacacacacacacacatatatatatatatatatatatatatatatatatatacatatacatatatatatatatatatatatatatatatatatatatatatatataaatgtatacgtatacatatctatatctatctatctatctctctctatatatatgtgtgtgtgtgtgtgtgtgtgtgtgtgtgtgtgtgtgtgtgtgtgtgtgtgtgtgtgtgtgtgtgtgtgtgtgtgtgtgtacatgtgtgtgtatatatatatatatatatatatatatatatatatatatatatatatatacacatatatatatatatacatatatatatatatatatgtgtgtgtgtgtgtgtgtgtgtgtgtgtgtgtgtgtgtgtgtgtgtgtgtgtgtgtgtgtgtgtgtgtgtgtgtttgagtgtgtgtgtgtgtgtgtgtgtgtgtgtgtgtgtgtgtgtgtgtgtgtgtgtgtgtgtgtgtatgtatatctatctatctatctatctatctatctatctatctatctatctatctatctatctatctatctatatatatatatatatatatatatatatatatatatatatataatgtgtgtgtgtatgtgtgtgtgtgtgtgtgcatgtgtgtgtgtgtgtgtgtgtgtgtgtgtgtgtgtgtgtgtgtgtgtgtgtgtgtgtgtgtgtgtgtgcgtgtgtgtgtgtgtgtgtgtgtgtgtgtgtgtgtgtgtgtgtgtgtgtgtgtgtgtgtgtgtgtgtgtgtgtgtgtgtgtgtatcacttaTACTTATTtctatgtgcacatacacacaaacacacacacacacacacacacacacacaaacacacacacacacacacacacacacacaccaccacacacacacacacacacacacacacacacacacacacacatatatatatatatatatatatatatatatatatatatatatacacatatgtatgtatgtatgtatgtacacacacaaatcttctttaatatttcctctttctttcttatcaggAATTTGCAAAATGGCTCGATTTCTGCGCAGGCTTTTTTGCTGTTGCTTCCCGAAGGTTGAGGATGACGTGACGAGTATAGTCGAGCCTCGGGGTAGCAGAGGCAACACAAATTGGACCCATCCTTCCAATACTGAAAGAAGTCATGCCCAATTCTATAGCAGCAGTATTACACAAGTGACTACTCTTTATAGCAATACTAAGAGAACTGATACAAGTGTTAGCAGACAGGCCATCAGCAGCGGTACTTCTAATTCCACAAGTACTAGGGAGCCTAATGCGATTGTCAGCAAGCAAATATCAAGGGATCTCAAGCACAAAGACAGTCTTTATAAGCCTGGCGTAAGTGACAGCAGGCTTGATACCAGTGATGGCAGGGGGACGGCGGAAGCCAACAAACGAGTAATTCGCACACCCGTGGCCGATATTTCCATAGAATCAGAATGGGAAACGAATGTGGGTGAATACAAGTCTTCCTATTCATACCAAAAAGAATCGAAAAGGTTTGTGGCGATAAGGCAGACTTACTGTTCGATTTCTgaatacttttctctctctctctctctctctctctctctctttctctctctctctctctctctctctctctcctctttcctctctccatctctctctctctctcctctctctctccctctctctctctctctctctctctctctctctctttctctctctctctctctgtctctctctctctctctctctctcctctctcctctcactctctctctctcttttctctctctctctctctctctctctctctccctctctcctctctctcccctcttctctctctctctctgctctcttctatctctgctctcttctctctctcttctctctctctctcctcctctctctctctctctcattctctctcttctctctctctctctcatcttctctctctctctctctctctctttttctctctttttctctgttctctcttctatctctctctcctctttctcctctcctctctctctctctcttctctctcttcctcccttctctctctctctctttttctctcttctcccctctctctcctctctctcctctctctctctctctctctctctcctctctctcttttccctccctctctctctctctctctcacctctctctactctctctctctctctctcctctctctctctctctctctctctctgtcttctctctctcatctctctctctctcttctcccctttccctccctctcttttctctctccccttttcccttttctctctctctctctctcctcctctctctctcttcctctctctctctctctctctcctctccctctctctctctctctctctctctctctctctctctctctctctctctctctctctctctctctctctctctctctctctctctctctctctttctctagctctctctctatctatctgtctgtctgtctgtctgtctgtctgtctgtctgcctgtctgtctgtctgtctgtctgtctgtctctctctctttctagagctctctctctagctctctctttctacctctttctgtctctctctctttctctctctctctttctctctctctctctttctctctctctctctctctctctctctctctctctctcttttctctctctctctctctctctctctctcactctctctctctctctctttctctctctctctctctctctctctctgttctccaaGTGATTTTGAAATCAGCAGCAAAGAATCGCTATGACGACGAGGTCGATAGGGACAGTTATAATCGTTTCATCCGTAACATCGCAGGGAAACCTTGGAATCCAAATACGAAGGACATCCGACGCTCAAGCTGCAGTTTGGTTCCCGCGCCCTGGAGAAGGTCATTAGAGACGACGGGGTAAACGCTCTCCTCGACCTGCATGGAATGACGGTGCGGGAGGCCACGGATTGGTTCGAGTATTTCCTCAGCTTTCACCAGGACTTGGGGACAGACAGCATGAAAGTGGTGACGGGGCGAGGCAACAACAGCGCCGACGGGAAGGCCAAGATCAAGCCTGTCATCGAGGATCTGCTTGGAGAGCTTGGGTTAAAATTTCGGATAATGAGCAAAGGGGGATGCTACCTGGTGTGgttatgagggagggggaggagggagggggaggggaagagagtaggggagagagaaaagggggaggaagggaggggtagagagtaagcggtagggagggtgggagggaggaagggagagaggaagagagggagggtgggagggagggagggagagagagagagagagagagagagagagagagagagagagagagagagagagagagagagagagagagagagagagagagaatgtacatacgtgtgtatgtacatatgtctgGATTGTTATATGCacgcatttatgtatgcatatatacataaacttgtatgtacatatgcaataaataataatggcaaagcaAGATGATTATATAATGTAAGTGTTGACAATTGTGTTAAAAATACAAGCACTGCAAAATCTAACAAATACTGAGCGAATAGCACGTGCGGGCGAAGGGCAGGAGGTTTGTATTGGGGGATCACGTCTGAGGAAAGGCAGCTTTGGCCACTGTTCATCCCCAGTGAtgaatcatggaaaaaaaacaggtttgTCGCCAATGGCTTGATGACCAAAGGGAGGTGGACAGTCCATGTATTAGCATGTTGAAGTTCCGTATGACCAGCAGCATCTAAGGTGCTTAAGTCTTGATTTCCAGGAAGACATTTCTCCCAtccacaaaaagaaaaggaaaaataaaatagaacgaTTGAACAGTATAGATGTTTATGTTAAAATACACCGGCCCAAGTATTTGAGCCTCGAGGTTCGCTTACATCAATATTTCTCATTGTTAGAGTTAGATTCTCTATAGAATACAAGTTGTTTAattaaacataaacaacacaGTTAAGTTGTGTAAATAATGTACACCAAAGGTTTTCGTGTCAGATATATGACTAgatttgttatatgttatatgagtTCTAGGCAGTGATGgatgtttataatttattaatcagGAGTGAATTTTCTGCCTTTTCATGGTTTTAATTTCCTTTCTAACTTTTAATGCTTTCTTGTTTCCTGTACACTGATTCTGTTCAGATTTATAATAATGGTACatcttcctttatattttttttacaaggattttcctgtatttttttaatggttcTTCGTGTGTGGTTTGAAAATTAGCATATTGCTTTAAATCTTCAGTCTAACTgaagtgaaaaatatataatcatacgtaatgatggggaaaagagaaagagaaagagaaagagaaagagaaagagagaaagagagaaagagagagagagaagagagagagagagagagagagagacagagacagagagagagagagagagagagagagagaga encodes the following:
- the LOC119575140 gene encoding uncharacterized protein LOC119575140, with translation MARFLRRLFCCCFPKVEDDVTSIVEPRGSRGNTNWTHPSNTERSHAQFYSSSITQVTTLYSNTKRTDTSVSRQAISSGTSNSTSTREPNAIVSKQISRDLKHKDSLYKPGVSDSRLDTSDGRGTAEANKRVIRTPVADISIESEWETNVGEYKSSYSYQKESKRETLESKYEGHPTLKLQFGSRALEKVIRDDGVNALLDLHGMTVREATDWFEYFLSFHQDLGTDSMKVVTGRGNNSADGKAKIKPVIEDLLGELGLKFRIMSKGGCYLVWL